The following proteins come from a genomic window of Panicum hallii strain FIL2 chromosome 8, PHallii_v3.1, whole genome shotgun sequence:
- the LOC112903771 gene encoding basic salivary proline-rich protein 2-like codes for MPTLDEGGLAAQQLRGDPNCWIHIPGASPDRQQRARQGPGGPSPEGPAPAGKGKDKLPVPEHRHKDNAGATPTQRDDGAQGASPARSSQAEGSKSWRLQHGDGSFVGEPAPKRQKTAEAERQSGAPPPPPQRQQPEGRPGVARRPSPEQQIPPPPPTTRHLVTPPPPTEPRPQTPPSPPEAPAARDHHQRSGGSSAGEKVSPIARGGWEWFDFV; via the coding sequence ATGCCGACCctcgacgagggcggcctggcggccCAGCAGCTAAGAGGCGACCCCAATTGCTGGATCCACATCCCCGGCGCCTCACCCGACCGCCAGCAGCGCGCCAGACAAGGTCCCGGGGGGCCAAGTCCTGAAGGTCCGGCCCCCGCCGGGAAAGGAAAGGACAAGCtgccggtgccggagcaccgTCACAAGGACAATGCGGGTGCCACCCCAACCCAGAGGGACGACGGGGCCCAGGGGGCATCCCCTGCGCGGAGCAGCCAAGCAGAGGGGAGCAAGTCCTGGAGGCTCCAGCATGGTGACGGCTCCTTcgtgggggagccggcccccaagcgTCAGAAGACGGCAGAGGCGGAGAGGCAGAgcggagctccaccacctccgccgcaacGCCAGCAGCCGGAGGGGAGGCCGGGGGTGGCGCGACGGCCTTCTCCGGAGCAGCAGattcctccaccgccaccgacGACGCGGCACCTAgtgacgccaccaccaccgacAGAGCCGAGGCCACAAACCCCGCCCTCACCACCAGAAGCGCCAGCGGCCAGGGACCACCAccaaaggtccggggggtcctcggcaggaGAAAAGGTCTCCCCAATCGCCCGGGGCGGTTGGGAGTGGTTTGACTTCGTGTAA
- the LOC112902156 gene encoding bisdemethoxycurcumin synthase-like: MSQQASPLPSPPDAAVAQPCSAPGHGGNGRHGGAATSIAVGDRPNDSGARPPPPPEAGKLRREQRADGPACVLAAGTANPANCIPQDEFADWYFRVTKSDHLTHLKDAMKKACEQVGVKKRHFQVTEDLLRAHPEILDPALPSIDARLHAVAAALPELAAAAAAKAIADWGRPAGDITHLVVSTSSGAQMPGIDVRVASLLGLRPTVRRTMIYFQACTGGAGALRVAKDAAENNRGARVLAVCADVLSAMAFHAPDEARPEGPAAHAIFGDGAGAVVVGADPRAADERPVFQMVSASQATIPGTELLVTGDFGAAGVEYNLATPEVPVLVAENIEGVLAAAVAPLGLASGGWNSLFWVVHPGSHLIMNSYEKVLRLEPGKLAVSRRVLTEYGNMIGPTVIFVLDEVVRRRRLDGEGEGKGCEWGLLVGLGPGFTAEVIVLRACK, from the exons aTGTCTCAGCAAGCTTCTCCTCTGCCATCCCCTCCCGATGCGGCGGTGGCCCAGCCTTGCTCGGCGCCGGGGCACGGCGGCAACGGTCGccacggcggcgcggccacTTCCATCGCCGTCGGTGACCGCCCCAATGACAG CGGCGcgcgccctccgccgccgccggaggccgGCAAGCTCCGGCGGGAGCAGCGGGCCGACGGCCCCGCGTGCGTGCTCGCCGCCGGCACGGCGAACCCGGCGAACTGCATCCCGCAGGACGAGTTCGCCGACTGGTACTTCCGGGTCACCAAGAGCGATCACCTCACCCACCTCAAGGACGCCATGAAGAAAGCAT GTGAGCAGGTGGGTGTCAAGAAGCGCCACTTCCAAGTCACCGAGGATCTCCTCCGTGCCCACCCGGAGATCCTGGACCCTGCACTCCCATCCATCGACGCCAGGCTCCATGCCGTCGCGGCCGCTCTACCCGAGCTCGCCGCGGCAGCCGCAGCAAAGGCCATCGCCGACTGGGGCCGCCCGGCCGGCGACATCACCCACCTCGTCGTCAGCACCAGCTCCGGCGCCCAGATGCCGGGCATTGACGTCCGCGTGGCCTCCCTGCTGGGCCTCCGCCCCACCGTGCGGCGCACCATGATCTACTTCCAGGCCTgcacgggcggcgccggcgcgctcCGCGTCGCCAAGGACGCCGCCGAGAACAACCGAGGCGCGCGCGTCCTCGCCGTCTGCGCCGACGTGCTCAGCGCCATGGCCTTCCACGCCCCCGACGAGGCGCGCCCCGAGGGCCCCGCCGCGCACGCCATCTTCGgggacggcgccggcgccgtcgtcgtGGGGGCCGACCCCCGGGCGGCCGACGAGCGTCCCGTGTTCCAGATGGTGTCCGCCTCGCAGGCCACGATCCCGGGCACCGAGCTCCTCGTCACCGGCGACTTCGGCGCGGCCGGCGTCGAGTACAACCTCGCGACGCCCGAGGTCCCGGTGCTGGTCGCTGAGAACATCGAGGGggtcctggccgccgccgtggcgccgctcggcctcgcgaGCGGTGGGTGGAACAGCCTCTTCTGGGTGGTGCACCCGGGGAGCCACCTGATCATGAACAGCTACGAGAAGGTGCTCCGGCTGGAGCCCGGGAAGCTGGCAGTCAGCCGCCGGGTGCTCACCGAGTACGGGAACATGATAGGCCCGACGGTGATCTTCGTCCTCGATGAGGTGGTGCGCCGCCGCAGGCTGGACGGCGAGGGTGAAGGGAAGGGGTGCGAGTGGGGGCTGCTGGTGGGACTCGGGCCGGGGTTCACTGCCGAGGTGATAGTGTTGCGCGCGTGTAAATAA
- the LOC112903169 gene encoding bisdemethoxycurcumin synthase-like isoform X2: MASSPQPQQAQRAAVLAIGTANPSNCVPQDEYVDWYFRVTKSDHLTKLKAKMKRICYNSGIKQRYFYHTEDTIRDHPEFIDSALPSLGARQAILASAVPELTAAAATRAIAEWGRPAGDVTHLVFATSSDAHMPGADLRLASLLGLRSSVQRTMVYFHGCSSGSAALRVAKDIAENNRSARVLVACAELTVNFFREAHEDRPETLIMQSLFGDGAGAVILGAVATGGRPADSVVERPLFELVSASQTLIPDTEDAAAGQLADGGLVFRPSPRMPGLLRQLIEQYLVEAVAPLGLGGRWNDLFWAVHPGGPAILDSVEAALALAPGKLAASRRVLREYGNMSGVSVIFVLDELRRRRGELAGGFGVMLGLGPGFTVETMVLRAASGAKRKAP, encoded by the exons ATGGCGTCAAGTCCTCAGCCTCAACAAGCACAGCGTGCAGCCGTGCTCGCCATTGGCACAGCCAACCCGTCGAACTGCGTGCCACAGGACGAGTACGTCGACTGGTACTTCCGCGTCACCAAGAGCGACCACCTCACAAAGCTCAAGGCCAAGATGAAGAGGATAT GTTACAACTCGGGCATCAAGCAGCGGTACTTCTACCACACGGAGGACACGATCCGTGATCACCCGGAGTTCATCGACAGCGCGCTGCCCTCGCTCGGCGCCCGGCAGGCCATCCTGGCGTCCGCGGTGCCGGAGCTcaccgcggccgcggcgaccAGGGCCATCGCCGAGTGGGGCCGCCCGGCGGGCGACGTCACCCACCTCGTCTTCGCCACCAGCTCGGACGCGCACATGCCCGGCGCGGACCTCCGGCTGGCGTCGCTGCTCGGCCTCCGCAGCTCCGTGCAGCGGACGATGGTCTACTTCCACGGCTGCTCCTCGGGCTCCGCCGCGCTCCGCGTCGCCAAGGACATCGCCGAGAACAACCGCAGCGCGCGCGTGCTCGTGGCCTGCGCCGAGCTCACCGTCAACTTCTTCCGCGAGGCGCATGAGGACCGCCCCGAGACGCTCATCATGCAATCGCTGTTCGGCGACGGCGCGGGGGCCGTCATCCTCGGCGCCGTCGCCACCGGCGGCCGGCCTGCTGATAGCGTCGTCGAGCGCCCGCTTTTCGAGCTGGTGTCCGCCTCGCAGACATTGATACCGGACACCGAGGACGCCGCCGCGGGGCAGCTCGCCGACGGCGGCCTGGTGTTCCGGCCATCGCCTAGGATGCCGGGTCTGCTGCGGCAGCTCATCGAGCAGTACCTGGTCGAGGCGGTAGCGCCTCTCGGCCTGGGCGGCAGATGGAACGACCTCTTCTGGGCGGTGCACCCCGGCGGGCCGGCGATCCTTGACAGCGTCGAGGCCGCGCTGGCGCTGGCGCCCGGGAAGCTGGCGGCGAGCAGGCGCGTGCTGCGCGAGTACGGGAACATGTCGGGCGTCTCGGTTATCTTCGTGCTGGACGAGCTCCGGCGCCGGCGTGGCGAGCTGGCCGGAGGCTTTGGGGTCATGCTGGGGCTTGGTCCGGGGTTCACCGTCGAGACAATGGTGCTGCGTGCGGCTAGTGGCGCAAAGAGAAAGGCTCCCTGA
- the LOC112903169 gene encoding bisdemethoxycurcumin synthase-like isoform X1 encodes MVLPEFIALRSSSRSQPLRQKTTRRHGSDGGGHPSPSMHCPSTTTHLQDPLLGYHGVKSSASTSTACSRARHWHSQPVELRATGRVRRLVLPRHQERPPHKAQGQDEEDMCDLDVLSFTRLVLQKSWKHCCSNFVEITGYNSGIKQRYFYHTEDTIRDHPEFIDSALPSLGARQAILASAVPELTAAAATRAIAEWGRPAGDVTHLVFATSSDAHMPGADLRLASLLGLRSSVQRTMVYFHGCSSGSAALRVAKDIAENNRSARVLVACAELTVNFFREAHEDRPETLIMQSLFGDGAGAVILGAVATGGRPADSVVERPLFELVSASQTLIPDTEDAAAGQLADGGLVFRPSPRMPGLLRQLIEQYLVEAVAPLGLGGRWNDLFWAVHPGGPAILDSVEAALALAPGKLAASRRVLREYGNMSGVSVIFVLDELRRRRGELAGGFGVMLGLGPGFTVETMVLRAASGAKRKAP; translated from the exons ATGGTGCTCCCCGAGTTCATCGCCCTCAGGTCGTCCTCGCGCAGCCAGCCACTCCGACAAAAAACGACTCGACGCCATggcagcgacggcggcggccatcCCAGCCCGTCCATGCATTGCCCTTCGACGACGACGCATCTACAG GACCCACTGCTTGGCTACCATGGCGTCAAGTCCTCAGCCTCAACAAGCACAGCGTGCAGCCGTGCTCGCCATTGGCACAGCCAACCCGTCGAACTGCGTGCCACAGGACGAGTACGTCGACTGGTACTTCCGCGTCACCAAGAGCGACCACCTCACAAAGCTCAAGGCCAAGATGAAGAGGATATGTGCGATCTTGATGTTCTTTCTTTTACCCGTCTCGTTCTTCAGAAATCTTGGAAACATTGTTGTAGTAATTTCGTCGAGATCACAGGTTACAACTCGGGCATCAAGCAGCGGTACTTCTACCACACGGAGGACACGATCCGTGATCACCCGGAGTTCATCGACAGCGCGCTGCCCTCGCTCGGCGCCCGGCAGGCCATCCTGGCGTCCGCGGTGCCGGAGCTcaccgcggccgcggcgaccAGGGCCATCGCCGAGTGGGGCCGCCCGGCGGGCGACGTCACCCACCTCGTCTTCGCCACCAGCTCGGACGCGCACATGCCCGGCGCGGACCTCCGGCTGGCGTCGCTGCTCGGCCTCCGCAGCTCCGTGCAGCGGACGATGGTCTACTTCCACGGCTGCTCCTCGGGCTCCGCCGCGCTCCGCGTCGCCAAGGACATCGCCGAGAACAACCGCAGCGCGCGCGTGCTCGTGGCCTGCGCCGAGCTCACCGTCAACTTCTTCCGCGAGGCGCATGAGGACCGCCCCGAGACGCTCATCATGCAATCGCTGTTCGGCGACGGCGCGGGGGCCGTCATCCTCGGCGCCGTCGCCACCGGCGGCCGGCCTGCTGATAGCGTCGTCGAGCGCCCGCTTTTCGAGCTGGTGTCCGCCTCGCAGACATTGATACCGGACACCGAGGACGCCGCCGCGGGGCAGCTCGCCGACGGCGGCCTGGTGTTCCGGCCATCGCCTAGGATGCCGGGTCTGCTGCGGCAGCTCATCGAGCAGTACCTGGTCGAGGCGGTAGCGCCTCTCGGCCTGGGCGGCAGATGGAACGACCTCTTCTGGGCGGTGCACCCCGGCGGGCCGGCGATCCTTGACAGCGTCGAGGCCGCGCTGGCGCTGGCGCCCGGGAAGCTGGCGGCGAGCAGGCGCGTGCTGCGCGAGTACGGGAACATGTCGGGCGTCTCGGTTATCTTCGTGCTGGACGAGCTCCGGCGCCGGCGTGGCGAGCTGGCCGGAGGCTTTGGGGTCATGCTGGGGCTTGGTCCGGGGTTCACCGTCGAGACAATGGTGCTGCGTGCGGCTAGTGGCGCAAAGAGAAAGGCTCCCTGA